A single genomic interval of Terriglobus albidus harbors:
- a CDS encoding ABC transporter permease yields the protein MNRLVQDIKFALRQLRKSPGFTITAIVTLALGIGANAAIFTLVHAVLLKNLPVSDPKLLVRVGDTGDCCVNGGVPDHRDYSIFAFELYQHLRENTPEFENLAAMQAGVGYAGVTARSSKPGDLPHAARGEVVTGNYFQVLGLQPYAGRLIIPSDDVQGAPMGVVMSYQAWQRDYASDPSVVGSTFVLNTYPVTILGITPPSFYGERMTDTPPDFYIPMVMEPNFGPGNPTSLLHRRDANWLYLLGKIKPGTDLKQLEAKMSASLRNYLATLPLYQRQDTQPDLAGAHVVLTPGGAGIENMQQEYGVGLKMLITVSALVLLIACANIANLMLVRGMARRAETSIRMALGAQRTRLIRQMLTESVVLSCLGGFAGLLVAYAGTKVLLAMAFPHAQSLPIEVTPSLAVLGFAFALSLLTGLIFGVAPAWVTSHSQPADALRGSNRTTSDRSGLLQRSLVILQAALSLILLVGAGLMAKSLSKLENQDFGIVTENRVVAHFSPESSGYRQEQLQGLYDKITNDLHALPGVDKAALSLYTPLEGNNWGEGVYIQGRPEPGAQAKNGASWLRVGSEYFDIVGHRVLRGRGITAQDTATSLPVVVVNEAFVKKFFSNGENPLGAHFGISGMESVGDWEIVGVVSDIKYNDLRQPTRAMYFRPLLQVAHTKPQDDTRSLYAGAIMLTTKGHVGNLESQVRRTLANINPNLTVVNYNTFEEQVRGQFDQERMIARLTLMFSLLALMLAAVGLYGVTAYSVARRTPEIGVRMALGAGRGKVIAMVMREAMLQAIIGLAIGIPAAWLCVRLVQSQLYNVGGHDAMVMTGSVLVLTVAALLAGLIPAQRAASTDPVKALRTE from the coding sequence ATGAATCGACTGGTGCAGGACATCAAGTTCGCGCTGCGGCAGCTCAGAAAGTCGCCCGGATTTACTATTACGGCCATTGTGACCCTGGCGCTGGGTATCGGCGCCAATGCGGCGATCTTCACGCTGGTGCACGCCGTGCTGCTCAAAAATCTTCCCGTCTCCGATCCCAAGCTGCTGGTGCGTGTCGGCGATACCGGTGATTGCTGCGTCAACGGCGGCGTTCCCGACCACCGCGACTATTCGATCTTCGCCTTTGAGCTTTACCAACACCTGCGTGAGAACACACCTGAGTTTGAAAACCTGGCAGCGATGCAGGCGGGTGTTGGCTACGCGGGCGTAACCGCAAGAAGCAGCAAGCCCGGCGATCTTCCACATGCTGCGCGCGGCGAAGTAGTAACAGGCAACTACTTTCAGGTACTGGGCTTGCAGCCCTATGCAGGGCGACTCATCATTCCCTCGGACGATGTACAGGGGGCGCCGATGGGTGTTGTGATGAGCTACCAGGCATGGCAGCGCGACTATGCCAGCGACCCATCCGTAGTAGGAAGCACCTTCGTACTGAACACCTATCCGGTCACGATTCTCGGCATTACGCCTCCATCCTTTTACGGCGAACGGATGACGGACACGCCGCCAGACTTCTATATTCCGATGGTCATGGAGCCGAACTTCGGCCCTGGAAATCCAACGAGCCTGCTGCACCGTAGAGATGCAAACTGGCTCTATCTGCTGGGGAAGATCAAGCCGGGCACAGATCTGAAGCAGCTCGAGGCAAAGATGAGCGCCTCGCTTCGTAACTATCTCGCAACCTTGCCGCTCTATCAGCGCCAGGACACGCAGCCGGATCTGGCGGGTGCGCATGTGGTCCTCACACCGGGTGGCGCCGGCATCGAAAACATGCAGCAGGAGTATGGCGTCGGCCTGAAGATGCTGATCACAGTATCAGCACTGGTACTGCTGATTGCCTGTGCCAATATCGCCAACCTGATGCTGGTACGCGGCATGGCGCGCAGGGCTGAAACCTCCATCCGTATGGCACTGGGAGCACAGCGCACAAGGCTTATCCGACAGATGCTTACAGAGAGCGTTGTGCTCTCCTGTCTCGGCGGCTTTGCCGGGCTTCTCGTCGCCTATGCCGGGACCAAGGTCCTGCTGGCGATGGCGTTTCCTCATGCGCAGAGCCTCCCAATCGAAGTAACGCCGTCTTTGGCCGTTCTCGGGTTCGCCTTCGCGCTCTCCCTGCTTACCGGTCTGATCTTCGGTGTGGCCCCCGCATGGGTAACGTCACATTCGCAGCCCGCCGATGCGTTGCGCGGATCGAACCGCACCACGTCCGACCGGTCGGGCTTGCTGCAGCGGTCGCTGGTGATCCTGCAGGCCGCGCTCTCCCTGATTCTGCTGGTCGGCGCCGGGTTGATGGCGAAGAGCCTGAGCAAACTGGAAAACCAGGACTTCGGTATCGTCACCGAGAATCGCGTCGTGGCGCATTTCAGTCCTGAGAGTTCTGGATATAGGCAGGAGCAGCTTCAGGGCCTCTACGACAAGATCACCAATGATCTGCATGCGTTACCCGGCGTCGACAAAGCTGCTCTCTCCCTCTATACACCGCTCGAAGGCAACAATTGGGGAGAGGGTGTCTATATCCAGGGCCGCCCCGAGCCCGGCGCTCAGGCGAAGAACGGCGCCTCATGGTTGCGCGTAGGATCGGAGTACTTCGACATCGTCGGTCATCGTGTGTTGCGTGGCCGCGGAATTACAGCGCAGGATACAGCGACTTCCCTTCCGGTAGTCGTCGTGAATGAAGCTTTCGTGAAGAAATTCTTCTCCAATGGGGAAAATCCCCTTGGGGCACACTTTGGTATCTCAGGCATGGAGAGCGTGGGTGACTGGGAGATCGTCGGCGTGGTCTCCGATATCAAGTACAACGACCTGCGGCAGCCTACTCGCGCCATGTACTTCCGGCCACTATTGCAGGTAGCGCATACAAAACCACAGGACGATACACGCTCTCTGTATGCCGGAGCCATCATGCTCACGACCAAGGGTCACGTTGGCAACCTGGAATCGCAGGTTCGCCGGACTCTGGCCAATATCAACCCGAATCTCACAGTGGTGAACTACAACACCTTCGAAGAACAGGTTCGCGGTCAGTTTGACCAGGAACGGATGATCGCCCGGCTCACGCTGATGTTCAGCCTGCTGGCGCTGATGCTCGCTGCGGTTGGACTGTATGGCGTGACCGCCTACTCCGTCGCGAGGCGCACACCAGAGATCGGGGTCCGCATGGCTTTGGGCGCAGGACGCGGGAAGGTGATTGCCATGGTGATGCGAGAGGCGATGCTTCAAGCCATCATCGGTTTGGCCATCGGTATTCCTGCCGCGTGGCTCTGCGTTCGCCTTGTGCAATCGCAGCTCTATAACGTCGGCGGTCATGATGCGATGGTCATGACCGGTTCTGTCCTGGTGCTGACGGTCGCAGCGCTGCTGGCAGGGTTGATCCCCGCCCAACGAGCCGCATCAACCGATCCGGTAAAAGCGCTCAGAACTGAATAA